The DNA region AGTAGGTATAGTTGCGGTTACGTTCTCACAAGTCAGAGTACATTTTACTACAGACACCAGGGCGTATGTTATGTACTGCCGTAAAGTGGCTCGTGGTTTTACGATAGTTGACGGTTGGCGTTGTCATATGTGGTTGTTAAAGCGCGGCAGCTGTCAATTCACACACGCGATTCACACACACGATTCAAACACAGGGTCCCATGCTACTAAAACTTCAATACTTAaatagtatttttttcattggTGTCATTGCATTTGTGATTACCATTGTATTtttagtgttgttgttgttgttgttgttgttgttgttgctgttgttgctgttgttgttgttgttgttgttgttgttgttgttgttgttgttgttgtaactaGTTCTACAATTTCAATGATGCTAATGTTACCTTCATCTTATTCCATGAAGTGCATTccatcacacacaaaaaacatacatatataacttACTACGCCAAAGAGAGTTAAATAAACCAATGACGTCTTAACTATTCTGATAAACGATTCTTCTTTCTTCTCATCCTCACTTTTCATCACGTCCACAGTTTGACTCGTCAGTAGATTTGAGTTCACCTGCGGTGGCGGTGCCTTCGCGTCGTCTACTACGATATCATTCATTGTTTCCCAGCAGGTAGAAGTCAAACTGTCCAATGTAAGTCGTAGATGTTGTACTAATCCATACAATACCTGAATAATCACAGAAAGAGACCGTGTAACaagttattttgtattatacagCATTCACTATTGTGAAATCATGGCAATCTGCCTCTCACACTAATAATTACTGtcattaatttttcataaattcttCTGCATTGGGACATCTGCATCCTTTCCTATATTCGTATCTGCTTCCCATTTCAACATAAGAAGGAGATAACACTCGAATATAGTTTTATTTCCTTGATGTAATAACATCGACCTCGACCTTGACCTTGCGCTATTCTAGACACCAGCAGCCTTTGAAATACAGGAAAATACAGACAGTTTCGTGTGCTCAATCGTACATAGCAAAAACTACGAGAAGATTGCGAGAGCTGAGcaagaaacattaaaaaaaatctgaatGGCTTGCACGACCCTTGTCGGAATGTCACATCTTGCAGGTCTAGCTTTCTGCAAGAACTTGATGATTATGCGTTGCTTACAGCTCTAGCTGCTCTATAGCAGTGTGTCTGTATGACTGAATTTACTACACAAGGTCTGTTGAAGTTCAAGCAAAATCCATGGTCAccagccagtgaaagttggtagaatctgtTAAAGTTTACAGCTGatttaacaaaataaagaacgaAAATCATTGAAAAGATCATATATATACAAGATAACTCCTTCTGTATATTCACTACATTTTTAGGTAATATCAGAGAGTATGTGTCTAAACTTTTAACAcattctaccaactttcactggctggtgaccatggattttgtttgaacttcaaatgATTATACTttgtgtagtagtgtgcattctgttactgtttatatcattaactaagtAAAGGGCCCACATAGTGaaagtgatgtgtgtgtgtgctatttttatggtgtctatctcaacatgaaacctagtgaccaggctcactgatcttgatagttcattcaATGGTTTTGACTCGGTCTACGGAAAACAGCTGTAACCCTTGTCACATTTTCTTCTGTTACTGCTTGTCGGAGTCAACTGAATGGGGACAGAATGGATGGCCTCTAACCTTTCGCCTCGCTGTCTTCGTAAATAAGCATAGCTTCAACTGTCAATAAATTCCCGTATATATCCTGTCATAGGGTACCTGAGAAGTTCACTCCACGAAGTTTGAGCAGATCGGGTCCGGGAATGGGCACAGAGGAACGTCTTCGATCGTGTAGTCTTATTGTGAACATTCTTAGCAATGGATATTCGAGAGTTCACAGATACGTCATGATATCCTACATTTGCCATTGAGGGCGCCAAACCAACATATCACACATAGCATGCACAGTTCACTGTGTGGCTTTATCATGTTGATCAGTCTACGAAGGTGGTGGTGACCTTGAAATATGAGATATGTTGTATGTGTCTTAAAATACAACGTATGTGTCTTAAAATACAACGCGTGTACAAAATAAAGAGAATGTAACATACCAACCCGATGATCTTCAAACCAGACCAGACGTTGTGTTATATAACAGTATTGATTTCAGAGCAAAATAGTATACATTGTGGTAGCATCAATTgttcaaaaaaaaactttggaAAAGCATTGTTAGCCGCGACTTTTCACACTTGTTGGTCCTGCTGTTCTATACATGTGTTTGTTCTCcttttgataaaatatcattgaaagAATTTTAAAAGCTAGCTATATTGTTCCCTTTTTTTCGTATTATGTAATGACTAAAATTCTCTGTATGGACTTTTGTTGATCTGCATGGTATGTCGCGTCAATTCACATTCCCTTTATTGGATTGAGGGAATGTGGTCAAATAAATTTGCACAAACTTCTGCATCGCTTTTCCAACTTAAGTAGTATAAATTGCTTCGAGAGTTTACTTCCTTCTGCTAAATAACCTTCggatattcagtgtgcaaccaatAAATAATGAAAGTAAGCTCttacaatgaatattcagtgtgcgaGTTACAattgtgtttcttggcaaccgacCGAAAATTACGACGCGAAATAACTCTTTAGAACCCaaggtttatgaaaataccttctTTTTTTCCTGGGTGTCCCCtctaaaatatatttctatattaaaTTATGACGTTTTATTATTGTGACACTTTGCAGTCAcataattattttcatgtttatacTAGTTTTCTGAGTTCTGAGTGGCTAGACTAGATAATTTAATTAGTAACAATTTTCAAGCCTCTCGACCGCTCTAATACAATTTTACACACAGTGTGTGTATTGTATGCtttcaatgttatttttttcccTCTTATGATGGGTTAATAAacatatcgtatcgtatcgcatcattcatgtcatatcatatcatatcatatcatatcatatcatatcatatcatatcatcttTTCATCAACTATTATTTCTGACTGTATAGAAACTTAGTGTCACATTAATTTCCCCTTGTCCCGAAACATGGGAGGGCTTGaattgacacccccccccccataaaaaaaACTGATAGAATAAGAAAATTTTAAGCAATAAGCTTTAATAGTAACCAACCCCTCCTAAAATGGTGTACCCATCATATCTTTCATTAATCTCTGTTTTTCACATAAATTGTCTGCATTCTATAGAGTTTGCTGTAAAATGATAACACAATAACGACACAGTGAGGAGACGACGTTGCCACACACAATTACAGTAGTTGTTACTGAAAACATCATTTTACATGTGAAAAGTGATCTGCTGAGTATTGGAGGTTATGGAATGGTGAAGAATAACCCATATTCTATGAAGCATAATGGTGAGATGTTTTGACTGATAAAAAAAAGCACTGTCCCTACATACACTTTGCAATTAAAGCTAACATATGTGGTGACAAACACGTTTGGAATCAGGAATCGTAGTAATGTATACTGTGAATTGCTCATCAATTCTAAATTCGTTAGTTAGTGCATTCTCAGTCATGAATGGATCATACATTCAAACCTGTCTCCATGGAGACTGGTTTGAATGGATCATACATTCAAACCTGTCTCCATGGAGACTGATATATAATTAAGGGTAGAATACCAGCATGTTATTGTGTCACTCTAAAAATACAACCTACTATATTACTACATACCTAACACGTGACGAGGTCATACTGTATACAACGCTATCACCATTTCTGAATTAACCATATTGACCTCAGTTATTATATATCACAGTAATTATCATATTATTAAAGTCCGTCACAGTCAAAGCTATAAACAGTTCAGAATTTGCACGTCCTTTACAAACCATACTCTACATCAATTTATTTCCCGTAATATCAAAATGCTGTTATGGGACACTAatgattttatgatttcattaattagaccatgaataattaataatctAATACTCTTctgcaataattttttttccgACGGTGCAGCCAAAGGAAATACTAGTGACCAATTAAACAGAAGTTACAAAACCTTGGGTCacacgagtattttccgactggATGAAGAAGAACTTTGGCAATATAATATGATTATACTTGCAAAAGCatcatttataatttatgaaaaatctaGATGGCGACTTTAAACATTTTGATGTATACTTAAAACACCACAGGACGAATTATATATTGACGTGACTTAACAAGCTTAGGTGTAAATCCCATATTTTTCGTTTGAACGCGTTCAACTTGACTATCCCATGGTATAATGTAAGTTTGAATGAATAGTAGTAAACACGCAgacactgaaaataaaaataataattatgtataatataaaaatgGATAACGTTCATATACCACTGTTATTTTGAGCTGTGCACACGATGAACTTTGGATCTATCTCTACAGTGTCtagtatgtaaataatttaataatatatgAACAAATGGTAGCGAGATAGCGTGACGAGTAGGTGATCCTGAAAGCCACATTCACCGATCAATCGTCCTAGTGCTGTGATGATTGTCGCTAAGTGAAATCGTTTTGTCATAAATTGAAAAACATGACATCTGATTTGAGTGATAGGTGACTCAAGGTCACGTTGCACTAATCGAAAATTCACTTCAATGTTCGTTGTTGACAAATGTGTTCGATTTAAATGTTGCAGGAGTACAAATACACTAGAGAAATACTACTGTGACTAAATATTTCAGTTGGTAAGATCTAGAAACGTAGTATGCAACTGAGGACGTATCTGTGCAGACAAGCGGATAGCTTCATTAATGACTTGCGGCGGAGACACGATCCTTTGATGTTCGAGATCTAGAGTAATCACTAATTCATGTCCAAAGCAAATTTTAAACTGTTATAAACCCAAGTTTCATATTATCCGACAGCAGGTAAAGTGAACATTCTGAAGTACGACTTCCGGTTCGTATTCGATTCATACCCTTGTGAAACTAAGGTCTTATATGCTGTACGTAGGACACTGATCGTACAGATTCATGTGTATTTAGAAGTTATACACTTTTCATCAGTAGTAAATAAATATGATTCCTAGCAATGTTTTGGTGGTTGGTGTGTTAGATATTTGAACACACTTACCAGATAAGAATATTATCGTGTAAGAAGGACGGCGTGTATCTGGAATCCTTCGACGAAAAATAAAGCTGCAATCGTCCCACATACGCTAAACGTTCGATGATATGATAATCAACTGATCTAGTACAACCGACATCTGTCACTGTATCTCATCCTAGCGATCGACAGGCTTGTAGGATGGCTGGATACTATTGGAGTATGAGTCCCGTTGCGAGAGATTGATATATAGACAACAAGGTGACGAGGCTATTTCGATATACGGCTGTTTCTTACAAAGATGAAATGCCGTGTACCTTGGGGGAAACACGCAAGTCATGTGCACATGCGCGTTGCAAAGATAAGCATATGCAATATGAGATATCAATCATTATGAAAGCCTATTTATGTTCAGTAAATACGAATAATTACCTATAAGTATTGAGGTTCGACCTTTTGCATTTGAGTTGCTAATAAATAatcattaataatatatatCGTTCCCGTGACTTATTTGAAAGTGTATTTTCTGAATCCATCAAAATGTGACGGGTTAAAATGTGACGGGTTAAAATGTAAAGGGTTAAAATGTAAAGGGTTAAAATGTGACGGGTTAAAATATGACGGGTTAAAATGTAAGGGTTAAAATATGACGGGTTAAAATGTGACGGGTTAAAATATGACGGGTTAAAATATGACGGGTTAAAATGTAAGGGTTAAAATATGACGGGTTAAAATGTAAAGGGTTAAAATGTAAAGGGTTAAAATGTGACGGGTTAAAATGTGACGGGTTAAAATGTGACGGGTTAAAATGTAAGGGTTAAAATGTGACGGGTTAAAATGTAAGGGTCAAGTTAAAATGTAAAGGGTTAAAATGTAAAGGGTTAAAATGTAAAGGGTTAAAATGTGAGGGTTAAAATGTGACGGGTTAAAATGTGACGGGTTAAAATGTGATGGGTTAAAATGTAAGGGGTTAAAATGTGAGGGGTTAACGTTATCTTTGGAGTTGACATTGCAATTTATTATGACCAGCCGGCCGTGggtgttatatattatattatatcttctCAGTGACTGTTTGTCCCATTCAAGTGATACTTTTAGTAGAAACATGAGACATTTGTATGTAGTAAAACTCGATATAGACTGATTATGATATCATTTGCAACGTTTTGTAATTTGTCTCCCATTTTCCCATTATCgcgtcatatatatatatattatttattactcTTCATCACAGGCAAAAATTGAATTAcacaataatgaaaaaatattaacaatgtaaCTAGACAAGAcagaaaaaacatacatataacaaGAAAGTGGCAATTAGCaaacaatgaaaatgataacatagacattgacatcaacaagttttgtatatatcatatatatatatatatatatatatatatatatatatatatatatatatatatatatatatatatatatatatatatatatatatatatatttataatatacctagtgataatgctttGCCATGattcgtgactgtgagttaccagaatcacatgctatttccctcggcctttggcctcgggaaatagcatgtgattctggtaactcacagtccctcgggtgtaataaatgggtgctatagccctcatggccaggcaatgtgttcaatatatagacacacacacacacacacacacacacatacacacaatacatacatacatacatacatacatacatacatacatacatacatacatacatacatacatacatacatacatacatacatacacgaatCCAAGGAATTAGTCGgttattagtatatatatattattcattcTGCAACGTTCGTCTGCATCACCATGCCAACATATgaacaattgtttattttgaaatattttagtgCTGTTAACTGTTTAAATAGTACAATTACAGACAAGTAAGCGTCACGCTTTGCTTAATTAAATTATCTACTACAGCAGCGACTTTCTGGATttatcacagtgtaatctttcactccgtATTGTTTAACcgtgaaataaaatgttgacaagGGCAAGGCTAGCACAACTTGTCTCTGTGTTGTGTCGTTGATGGATGTCATAAAAGAAAGCAAGAAAGCTCACAATCAATGTAATGTATACGCGCACGCCAAACGTTTTTCCGGTATAAATATTTATAAGATAATTAATTTCAACTGATTTCCGACCACGTACGATCTAACCTTGTGTTGTACCGTGTTACATCCTGGCACTTTATTTGTATACCATGTACCATTTACGTGAAGGACAATAAGCGAACAAGCAAATCACATATATGATTGTGTAACAAGGctgttttttctgttttatatGCAACATATCAGATAACAGGAGTAGAAAACCGGAGGGCGCATCTTGTTGTAGATTTGTGAAGAGTTGTAGAGCCCACAAGTATGATGTCCTCTCTTTTTTAAcgattaaaaattaaaaattaataagAGAAATCATAAAGATGACCTCAATTCTCCGTTGATGCATATGTGTTGTCCTTTCGGTTCAAAGTCATTGTAAATATGATTAATTACTATGTCAGACGTTTATATTCATAACGTTGGGCGTTTTACTTACGACATGCGAGAGGTGTTGTAATGATTACATTTTGATCTTTATATTCAAACGAGTACTAATTGTGTATAATGAATCATTCCCAGCCTATCAATACCCCCTAACTAGTGAATCTCAGTGATGGTAGTCAGGCAGCTGTGAAAATGAACTTCACATAAAGCTATTTCCAATTCCTTTAACCCTATACCTACGAGAAAACAGCAACGCCAACGCTCTCCAAAGATCATCCGAAACAGTTACGATGTCGACGCAGCTGGTTGGCAAAACTATCAGTCATGTACACTTGTATGGTATCATCTTGAACTGAAGGCTACGGTGGCTTGTTAGTGCCATTGGGTGATTCCGACGTTTAAACGTGTGAATTTTTAAGTTCATTGTCAAAGTCCAAACCTGAAAATgtggaaaatacaaaaataaagaaacaaagtAAAAATGTCGGAAATTCAAAATTGACCTGAATTAATTTCCACCGCGGCTGTTTTACACCATGGCGGAATGTTTTCACCTAATAATGGGGAAGGGGACTCCGTACACCATCATTATTATATCAAGTGTATGGTATTTCGTTTACCAGATAACAAACTATGGGGTGTACGTAGATCAAGTTTTTAGTTAGCGGAAATATCTCCCAAGactggttcaaacttgattattttatgTGGTATTTCAATGCAACAGAAACCACAAACGTTTTGAAAACCATCATTTTCGTCAACTCTGTAAATATATacagagttgatgaaaatgaaaattcagcATCATATTTGTCCAATTAGTGACTGTCCCTGATCTCGTCAGCGGCCATTTTGCTCCTCAATATAGGTGACATCGTATTTCCCAGACTCAGCTGGGGTTATGCCCTCAACGACAAGAGGCTGGATAACGTCATATCACCGGTGCAAGGGCAGTAAGTCATCATCAATACAACAGTGAACGATGTCATTACTAACATGGATAAAGGAGCTGTTTGAAACATGGGGAAAGCAAAATGTGATAGCAATACTTATGGTGGTAGTTGGAGGTGCGTACATCGGAAAAAGAGCAGCAGATCGACAGAAAATTAGACTGGTATTTAAAGACGCAGCGGTCACCAGACGACATGCAGCAGAAGATAAGAAGATAACACTTGCTGAGAAACTACACACAGATGACACGGTAAAAGACCCTCTTCCAAGATACAAgggtattttagtggtctgtaGTATGTGTCTGAAATACTCAAGGATCACAACAATAATTCGATGTTTGAGTGTTAATTGATATAGTATCATCCATTTCCAGTTAGCCTGACAGTACATGCAGTGTACCAAGTGTAGACTTTAGACACCCCCCAAAACAATGTATGGCCATGGATCGATGAAGGATACAGATGCAAACAGAACAGaatatgaataaattgaaaGGCAACTGCAACATCATATTTCAATGGGTAAATGTTACCCAGCAAGGTTTACTCTCGTTTCTATTTTTCAGAAAGTTTTATCGTTAAGACAACAAATAATTGGTATGCCAATTGTGGAACTGATTCAGGAAATAAAATCTGGGACGTTTACCGCTGTCCAGGTACTGCATGCCTACCAAGCAAAGGTCAGTAACAGCACTAGTACGTATAAAGCTATAAGGTAAGTCAGAAATGTACATAACGACTGTCAACAAAAGTCAACAAACTTGTGGAAAATTTGTCTTggacaatattttatcaaatacattttaaaacatcATGATAAATCATGATGTACAAATGGAATACTCTTATCACCTTGTTATGCGGTGGATTGACCATGAAGTCTTACACTGAATGAAAGAAAGACTATGTTAAACTTTTtgtggtgttgttgttttgggtTTTGTTTGATTGGTGTGATGAATGGTTCATGAACAAAGTCCATTGTAACTATTTAGTGGACCGTAAATTCAGGCCTGCACTCAAAGAAAAAACACAGTCACCGTATACGTCACATACAGCGTgagaaatatcatattaaacACTTTAAAGGGTGTACATGCATTAGTAAACTAGTACCATTATATATGAAATACCAAGGGTTATGATGCATTTTACTATATATTACTATATTTAGGCACTGGAATGTACTGACCAATTAAACTGTGTCACTGAACCTATCATGGAAGCTGAGGTGAGTGGTAACGTAGGTCATaacctatgacctatgacctcttAGTTGTTTGTGGTCTATTGAGTTAAAAGCAATGATGTACAGGTAACAGGCAATACATGACTAAATAGTTATGTTGTGCATGCCCCGTAGTAAAGTATGGGTTACAGGTTTGGCTATAATAACAGCCGCTGAATGATAAAGCACAACTAGTTggtaaaatcatagaccctcgtGGGTGGAGATTAGTAAAATAAGTAGTGATGATTAGTCAAATAAACAATGATGATTAGTAAAATCATGTAATGCAGTTAGGCACACAACTGCATTATTTACACAAAGGTCAATGACGTCATACTGTATTCTATCTATGCATATTTCCTATGAGCATAAAGACTCGAGTACTGTTCACAaatttaaataaagtctatgtatTGAATACTAATAGAAATGGGCCAAGGAACTAGACGGTCGTGACGTCAAAAGTGGAATTTTGTTTGGTATTCCATTCAGTGTGAAAGAAAGTCTAGCAGTCGAGGTAAGGCAGATACACAATAACATGTAATACATAATGGACGTATTTGTCATTAATATGTCGACGAAAGTGCCAGTTAATTAATTGGTGATTTCACAAGAATTTCATCGAAGACGTAtgttattgatatgatatgatatgatatgatatgatatgatatatgatgatatatgatatgatatgatatgatatgatatatgatatgatatcatgtcatatcatatcatatcatatcatatcatatcatatcatatcatatcatatcatatcatatcatacgcatgtgatgcgatgcgatgtgatgtgatgtggtgtgatgtgatgtgatgtgatgtgatgtatgaTACTAcatggtatatgatatgattatatatgatataggatgatatgaaatatgatgtGAATGTAATCTCTAGGACAGGATTTATACCATAACATAATACAATACACTATGTCACTagtattattccccaatatttttcttcgttcagccaaggaagatacgagtgacctaagggtacTTTGTCTCTTCAAGTCGACGACAAATGACAAACCGCTctggtcatgagtattttccagtatagttgatataaaaatgtattgcagaatgatatcattattataCTTGCACAGGTATGAAAATTCGAGAGTAATGTCGACTTTGGGTGGTTTGCATCATATTTGAGCACCACAGAAGAAATGACGTAGATGCACATTGCCATGACGTAGATCGATGAGGGTATATATCCAGTAGATTTTGTTCGACACATTCAACAATTTACTTGCCTGTGGTATAATAAACGATGTCAACGCCATACCTCGCCTTATGTATTCAACGAGATAAGCCGTATTTAAAGATCTTTATAGTTCAAGCCAGCTTTACTGTATTCACATGCAGGGATATGATTGCAACTTTGGTATGGCCAAGTACATTGGTAAAATAGCCGAAGCTGACCATGTGTTGATCAAGATGTTGAAAAGTCAAGGCGCTATACCATTCATGAGAACAAATCTACCACAGACTATGTTCAGGTTAGTGACGTCACCATTAATGTGAACAAAACTACCACAGACTGTGTCCAGGCTAATGACTTacttgaaacttgttcctcattcacTGTTCAGTTGGGGTCCTTGCGAGTTAACTACACCCATAGTGTTGGTGTTCTGCTACTCTTCATACATAAATGGAATGtgtcacttttattttattgcCACGTACACATTTCCTCTTGCTCAAtaattaaaattgttatttccTTTGACAGTTTTTCCTGTAGCAATCCCATATATGGAGAAACATTCAATCCCTATGATTGTGAGAGATCTCCAGGTGGTTCGTCTGGAGGAGAAGGTGCTCTGATTGGAATGAATGGATCTCTTCTTGGTTTAGGGTCTGACATTGCAGGAAGTGTTCGTGTTCCAGCTCACTTTTGTGGGATATGTTCATTAAAACCAACTCATAGGAGACTCAGGTATAAAGGGGGTGTGTGAGACATGTCGTGTAACTTACTGTGAACCCCTAAAACATCCGAAGTAACGCTACAGGGAGCTCTGAAGATGGTGTTTTCATATTCTCATGCAAagtgtgtgtttatgttttaCAAGACATTACATGATTCAAATTGAGATAGTGGAAACTTAAATTTTACGATAGAAATgacgaaacctgaaacaaacgtcgtctggctcaacaaaaatcttgccaACAGTGCTACACTTTATCGTCTGGCTCCACAAAAATCTAACGAACACTGCTAGAGTTTATCGAAGGgctcaacaacaaaaaatcttGCCAACAGTGCTACACTTTATCGTCTGGTCCACAAAAATCTAACGAACACTGCTAGGGTTTATCATCCGACTccacaaaaaaacaacagtGCTACGTTTTCGCGTtgggctcaacaaaaatcttaccaacagagatTGTTGTCGGGTAAGACGACACAATGTAgcaattatattaaaatttgagcaagatgataaaatgtagcaatgtttggaAGATTTTTGTGGAGCCAGTTTTTGTGATTTAAATCGTAAAATTTATGTGACAGTTGTGAATGGCTCAGTGAACACTGATATTCATTTAACGTCTATATGATTGTTGATAGTGTTGTGTCATCTGACTATTACATTGTTATATCCTACAGTGGGAAAGGCGAACCAACTGTTGTCCCTGGTCAGAAAGGAGGTAAGTAGTTATATACCTAGCAATATGATGTTGTTTTCTTAGTAGTCAATATAACCTGTGTAGTCAATACTACAGTTGAAAAACACAATAATGTTTAATGTCTTTTGGTTATTCtgtattaattttaatttttcaagtaaaaCTTCAAAAAACAATCACAAGAAAAATTTATATACCATGTTAAAGTCTTTATCACTTTGGGGTGTGTGTAGGTAAAGGTAATGGAGAGGTCTATGAAAACATAGGTTGAACAGGTCTCTGTTCATGCAttaacaacatttcattttggtTATGAAATTGCAACATCATACTGGTGATAGTATTGGCCATATTTACTTATAATTTAGACCAAATTGTAAACCATTTGCACATAATGGTTGATAGCTGTGACAAATAGCAGAGTATATTTAGTTTTTCGAATCATTTTTCACAGTGCCTGGAGTTAATGGTCCAATGGCTCGTGATGTTGATACCCTGGTACTTGCAATGAAGGCTTTACTACAACctgaaatgtataatttagaCTGTGGCATTGTACCTTTGCCTTTT from Glandiceps talaboti chromosome 18, keGlaTala1.1, whole genome shotgun sequence includes:
- the LOC144449506 gene encoding vitamin D3 hydroxylase-associated protein-like, translated to MSLLTWIKELFETWGKQNVIAILMVVVGGAYIGKRAADRQKIRLVFKDAAVTRRHAAEDKKITLAEKLHTDDTKVLSLRQQIIGMPIVELIQEIKSGTFTAVQVLHAYQAKALECTDQLNCVTEPIMEAEKWAKELDGRDVKSGILFGIPFSVKESLAVEGYDCNFGMAKYIGKIAEADHVLIKMLKSQGAIPFMRTNLPQTMFSFSCSNPIYGETFNPYDCERSPGGSSGGEGALIGMNGSLLGLGSDIAGSVRVPAHFCGICSLKPTHRRLSGKGEPTVVPGQKGVPGVNGPMARDVDTLVLAMKALLQPEMYNLDCGIVPLPFNEEIYSDTTPLTIGYYEDDGYFTPVPSCRRAVTMAVEALRKAGHKLIPFKVPLLSDNGDETAGRHVFRLLHADGNRLWFSHLQGEKTDKHLGTQIACTADPSLAQRLLLPFRSCRMKGFLDDVVNGIKTTQELFANYAKKDDYVAKFVKTWEDAKLDGLVCPGFGITAPSNDFAAKLMFLGGTTGLYNMIDFPAGVIKVTNVTKEDEDNLESHFVVEDTYDQMAKEACTGSVGLPVGVQCVALPWREELCLRLMKEIETAVKQY